The following are encoded in a window of uncultured Sphaerochaeta sp. genomic DNA:
- a CDS encoding GntG family PLP-dependent aldolase — translation MKYYDLRSDTITKPTEAMRKAMADAEVGDDVYREDPTTTKLEALAAELTGKERGLFVSSGSMGNLISLYINGGRSNEVFTAANSHIIHHEIGAVAAIAGVLPISFDVPRGILNADAFIGRVKQGAYDMANTTLIEVENTIGGYCYPLENLEGIKDFASTHDLKVHMDGARIFNAQVATGISVKTYASYADTITFCLSKGLGCPVGSMLCGDEEFINKALTIRKMLGGGMRQTGVLAAAGLYALENHVDRLADDHAHAKALADALVKGGWAEVDTEGVQTNIVFFKVPSMQSTEVVSQLAKQGILANTEGDMVRLVTNLDLHDEDIRELCTLLENFQIEAEA, via the coding sequence ATGAAATATTATGATCTGAGAAGTGATACCATTACCAAACCGACTGAAGCAATGAGGAAGGCCATGGCCGATGCAGAGGTAGGTGATGATGTCTACCGAGAAGACCCTACAACCACAAAACTGGAAGCACTGGCTGCTGAACTTACCGGGAAAGAACGTGGCTTGTTTGTTTCATCCGGTTCAATGGGCAACCTGATCAGCCTCTATATCAATGGGGGAAGAAGCAATGAGGTGTTCACTGCCGCCAACAGCCATATCATCCACCATGAAATAGGTGCAGTTGCGGCCATTGCAGGTGTGCTTCCGATTTCCTTCGATGTCCCTCGTGGTATTCTCAATGCTGATGCATTTATCGGCAGAGTAAAACAAGGTGCCTATGATATGGCCAACACCACGCTCATTGAGGTGGAGAACACGATTGGAGGATACTGCTATCCTTTGGAAAACCTGGAAGGGATCAAGGATTTTGCATCAACCCATGATTTGAAAGTGCATATGGATGGAGCGCGAATTTTCAATGCACAGGTCGCCACCGGAATTTCTGTAAAGACTTACGCAAGTTATGCAGATACCATTACCTTCTGTCTCTCCAAAGGATTGGGTTGTCCGGTTGGTAGCATGCTCTGTGGTGATGAGGAATTCATCAACAAGGCCCTTACGATTCGAAAAATGCTGGGAGGAGGAATGCGACAAACCGGTGTGCTTGCAGCAGCCGGGCTCTATGCACTTGAAAATCATGTGGATCGTTTGGCAGATGACCATGCTCATGCGAAAGCCCTGGCAGATGCCTTGGTGAAAGGAGGATGGGCTGAGGTAGATACAGAAGGAGTGCAAACCAATATCGTATTTTTTAAGGTTCCCTCAATGCAAAGTACTGAAGTGGTTAGCCAATTGGCAAAACAGGGAATCTTGGCAAATACTGAAGGTGATATGGTTCGGCTTGTGACCAATCTGGATTTGCATGATGAAGATATCAGAGAACTCTGCACCCTGTTGGAGAACTTCCAGATCGAGGCAGAAGCATGA
- a CDS encoding peptide ABC transporter substrate-binding protein — protein MKKFLAIMLSVLLVSALLISCGKKEEPAPAATTTPAPAATTAPATPAPAPKAEAEPAAPAPAAPAPAAPAEDEVVFRISNGAEPESLDPALIQGVPEHRIFEALFEGLVAIDPETALAVPGVAESWEANEDGTQYTFTLREDAVWSDGVAITADDVVYSWLRLLDPATAGPYAWFPCMFLQGATEFNAGEAGPEAVGIRALDERTFQMDLIGPLPYAIDALTHYSFSIVPKHAIEEFGDKWTSPENFVGNGPFVLTERIPQTSLTATKSDTYWDKENVALDKVIFYSSDSDTTNYNMYLNGEIDWATNVPNDQLSAAQMRSDFQSSPQLSTYYYVFQNEVAPFDNPDVRRALSLAIDREALVEGVTRAGQIPAWGIVPPMAGYDALEFPYDNMDDMIAEAQDLLARAGYPNGAGFPTSTILYNTNEGHKQIAEFVQQEWKDNLGINVVLENQEWQTYLANRNEGNFEIARAGWVGDYQDPNTFLDMFITGAGMNGGKYTNEIYDLLINEAARMPAGEDRFGVLKTAEDIMINQDMGIMPFYYYVAINMIDTDKWGGWHPNTMDYHPVKDIYLK, from the coding sequence ATGAAGAAATTTCTGGCTATCATGCTTAGTGTGCTGCTTGTTAGTGCTCTCTTGATTTCCTGTGGAAAGAAAGAAGAACCCGCACCAGCCGCTACCACGACGCCGGCTCCGGCAGCAACTACTGCTCCGGCAACCCCGGCCCCGGCTCCAAAAGCTGAAGCAGAACCTGCTGCACCGGCACCTGCCGCACCAGCACCCGCTGCTCCTGCAGAGGATGAAGTTGTGTTCCGCATTTCCAATGGTGCAGAGCCCGAGTCACTCGACCCCGCTCTTATCCAGGGAGTTCCCGAACATAGAATTTTCGAGGCTCTTTTCGAAGGCTTGGTAGCAATCGATCCTGAGACTGCTCTTGCTGTTCCTGGCGTTGCTGAAAGCTGGGAAGCCAATGAAGACGGCACTCAGTACACCTTCACCCTTCGTGAAGATGCAGTTTGGTCTGATGGCGTTGCCATCACCGCCGACGATGTTGTCTACAGCTGGTTGAGACTGCTTGATCCCGCAACTGCAGGACCATATGCATGGTTCCCCTGCATGTTCCTTCAGGGTGCAACAGAGTTCAACGCTGGAGAGGCTGGTCCTGAGGCAGTGGGAATCCGCGCTCTTGACGAAAGAACCTTCCAGATGGACCTCATCGGTCCCCTCCCGTATGCAATTGATGCACTGACCCACTACAGTTTCTCAATCGTTCCCAAGCACGCCATTGAAGAGTTTGGCGACAAGTGGACAAGTCCTGAGAACTTCGTAGGTAATGGTCCGTTCGTTCTCACTGAGAGAATTCCCCAGACCTCCCTTACCGCCACCAAGAGTGACACGTACTGGGACAAGGAGAATGTAGCACTTGACAAGGTCATCTTCTACTCCTCTGACAGTGACACCACCAACTACAACATGTACCTCAATGGTGAGATTGACTGGGCAACCAACGTACCGAATGACCAGCTTTCAGCTGCTCAGATGCGTTCTGACTTCCAGTCTTCCCCACAGCTTTCCACCTACTACTATGTCTTCCAGAACGAAGTAGCTCCTTTCGACAACCCCGATGTACGCCGCGCGCTGTCATTGGCAATCGACCGCGAAGCACTTGTTGAAGGCGTAACCAGAGCTGGACAGATTCCTGCATGGGGTATCGTACCTCCGATGGCTGGCTATGATGCTCTTGAGTTCCCCTACGACAACATGGATGACATGATTGCCGAGGCACAGGATCTCTTGGCTAGAGCTGGCTACCCCAACGGTGCTGGATTCCCGACCTCAACCATTCTGTACAATACCAACGAAGGTCACAAGCAGATTGCTGAGTTCGTGCAGCAGGAATGGAAGGACAATCTTGGTATCAACGTCGTTCTTGAGAACCAGGAATGGCAGACCTATCTTGCAAACCGTAACGAAGGCAACTTCGAGATTGCACGCGCAGGATGGGTAGGTGACTACCAGGATCCAAATACCTTCCTCGACATGTTCATCACCGGTGCCGGTATGAACGGTGGTAAGTACACAAACGAAATCTATGACCTGTTGATCAATGAAGCAGCCAGAATGCCCGCAGGCGAAGATCGCTTCGGTGTTCTCAAGACCGCTGAAGATATCATGATCAACCAGGATATGGGTATCATGCCATTCTACTACTATGTAGCAATCAACATGATTGATACTGACAAGTGGGGCGGCTGGCATCCAAATACCATGGATTACCATCCGGTCAAGGACATCTACCTCAAGTAG
- a CDS encoding oligopeptide/dipeptide ABC transporter ATP-binding protein, whose translation MSTDKKPLLEVRDLKQHFPISSGSLLQKQVGAIRAVDGVSFDVYPGETLGIVGESGCGKSTTVRSISQLYKPTSGSVKFNGVDLVSADTRTMLKARRDIQMIFQDPYASLDPRMTVRSIIAEPMVIYNNRKLLETPMSPMEIERRVEELMERVGLNKAFKNRYPHEFSGGQRQRIGIARALALNPKIILADEPVSALDVSIQSQILNLLADLQKEFGLTYLFIAHDLAVIQHISTRVAVMYLGKIVEISEAVQLYDNPLHPYTIALLSAAPIPDPKVERERKRIILTGDVPSPDKERTGCYFYDRCPKKMPWCSCHIPPMFDINEKQQVACWLYDKRDLSKVTMEEAEADAAKNGN comes from the coding sequence ATGAGTACAGATAAGAAGCCCCTATTGGAAGTCAGGGATTTAAAACAGCACTTCCCCATCTCCAGTGGATCACTCCTCCAGAAACAAGTTGGAGCAATCCGTGCTGTGGATGGAGTCTCCTTTGATGTATATCCCGGTGAAACACTGGGTATCGTAGGAGAGTCTGGTTGTGGTAAGTCTACCACGGTACGCTCGATCAGCCAGCTCTATAAGCCAACCAGTGGAAGTGTCAAGTTCAATGGCGTTGATCTGGTGAGTGCCGATACCCGCACCATGCTCAAGGCCCGGCGTGATATCCAGATGATCTTCCAGGATCCCTATGCGTCACTTGATCCCAGAATGACGGTTCGCTCCATCATTGCTGAACCCATGGTTATCTATAATAATCGAAAACTGCTCGAAACACCGATGAGTCCTATGGAAATTGAACGCCGTGTTGAGGAACTGATGGAACGCGTTGGTTTGAACAAGGCCTTCAAGAACCGTTATCCTCATGAGTTCAGTGGTGGGCAGAGACAGAGAATTGGTATTGCTCGTGCCTTGGCATTGAACCCAAAGATCATCCTTGCTGATGAGCCGGTATCTGCCTTGGATGTATCGATCCAGTCTCAGATTCTCAACCTCCTTGCGGATTTGCAGAAGGAGTTCGGGCTTACCTACCTCTTCATTGCTCACGACCTTGCTGTAATCCAGCACATTTCCACCCGTGTGGCGGTTATGTACTTGGGCAAGATTGTTGAGATCAGTGAAGCTGTACAGCTCTATGACAATCCATTGCATCCCTATACCATAGCACTGCTGAGTGCGGCTCCAATTCCTGATCCTAAGGTAGAGAGGGAGAGAAAGCGCATCATCCTCACCGGTGATGTACCTTCCCCCGACAAGGAACGTACTGGCTGTTACTTCTATGACCGCTGTCCGAAGAAGATGCCTTGGTGCTCCTGCCATATCCCACCGATGTTTGACATCAACGAGAAGCAGCAGGTTGCCTGCTGGCTCTATGACAAGAGAGATCTGAGCAAGGTTACGATGGAAGAAGCGGAAGCTGATGCCGCAAAAAATGGAAACTGA
- a CDS encoding ABC transporter ATP-binding protein, with amino-acid sequence MSMKPNAKTVLEVKDLQTYFKTDAGIVKAVDGVSFSVREGETIGIVGESGSGKSVTNLSLMRLIPSPPGKIVGGEVLFEGTDILKLSEKQMRSIRGNKISMIFQDPMTSLNPFLKISTQMVETIRLHEKDVSKQEALKRSIEMLKLVGIPSAEKRIHSYPHQFSGGMRQRVMIAQALSCNAEVLIADEPTTALDVTIQAQILELIAKLSDKMGTAVILITHDLGVVAGMCDQVCVMYAGKIVEKAGTDELYARPSHPYTEGLIKSVPRMDTTKKGNRLFSIEGQPPNVIDLPPCCPFHPRCHKAMDVCRQAYPPVKDLGKGHEVACWLFADENEKQQALKEANVKEKAE; translated from the coding sequence ATGAGCATGAAACCTAATGCAAAGACAGTCCTTGAAGTAAAGGACCTACAGACATATTTCAAAACTGATGCCGGAATCGTAAAGGCAGTTGACGGGGTCTCATTCTCCGTGAGAGAAGGAGAAACCATCGGTATCGTAGGGGAAAGCGGAAGCGGCAAGAGTGTTACCAACCTCTCGCTGATGCGACTTATCCCCTCCCCTCCTGGAAAAATCGTTGGAGGAGAGGTGCTCTTCGAGGGAACAGACATTTTGAAGCTTTCCGAGAAGCAGATGCGAAGCATCAGGGGAAATAAGATTTCCATGATCTTCCAGGATCCAATGACAAGCTTGAACCCATTCCTCAAGATATCCACACAGATGGTGGAAACCATCCGCCTCCATGAGAAGGATGTTTCCAAACAGGAAGCGCTCAAACGTTCCATTGAAATGCTTAAGCTGGTAGGTATCCCTTCAGCTGAAAAGCGTATCCATAGCTATCCCCACCAGTTCTCCGGTGGTATGAGACAGCGTGTAATGATTGCCCAGGCACTGAGCTGTAATGCCGAAGTCCTGATCGCTGATGAGCCGACTACTGCCCTTGATGTTACTATCCAGGCACAGATTCTCGAATTGATTGCCAAACTCAGTGATAAGATGGGAACGGCGGTCATCCTCATCACCCATGACTTGGGTGTTGTGGCTGGAATGTGCGACCAGGTATGTGTCATGTACGCTGGGAAGATCGTCGAGAAAGCCGGAACTGATGAGCTGTATGCTAGGCCTAGCCACCCATACACCGAAGGATTGATCAAAAGTGTGCCCCGTATGGACACAACCAAGAAGGGCAACCGCTTATTCTCCATCGAGGGACAACCACCCAATGTCATCGACCTGCCCCCCTGCTGTCCGTTCCACCCACGTTGCCACAAGGCAATGGATGTGTGTAGACAGGCCTACCCGCCGGTAAAGGACCTGGGAAAGGGGCATGAAGTAGCTTGCTGGCTCTTTGCGGATGAAAACGAGAAGCAGCAGGCACTGAAAGAAGCTAATGTCAAGGAGAAGGCCGAATGA
- the oppB gene encoding oligopeptide ABC transporter permease OppB, whose translation MTKYIVNRLLGMIPTLLIIITLSFFIVRIAPGGPFASERKLPEVVERNINAKYHLDEPLIQQYGRYMFDILRGDLGPSFKYKDYDVNYYIANSLPKSVVLGSYAMLIALVFGISAGIMAAVRQNTWLDYLSMGVAVIGISVPLFVIAPVLQLIFAMKLKWLPTSGWYTTGEGWKTVILPAVSLSFAYFANIARLTRSSMLETLRSDYIRTAKAKGMKSSTIIFKHAMKGAMLPIVSYLGPAFAGIITGSIVVEQIFRVPGLGKFFVQSSFNRDYTLIVGVVIVYSAILIVMNFLVDIIYAQLDPRITYK comes from the coding sequence ATGACAAAATATATCGTGAACCGACTATTGGGAATGATTCCCACGCTTTTGATTATTATCACGTTGAGTTTTTTCATTGTCCGTATTGCCCCTGGTGGCCCATTTGCCAGTGAACGCAAGCTTCCTGAAGTAGTGGAGAGAAACATTAACGCAAAATATCACTTGGACGAGCCACTGATCCAACAGTACGGCCGTTATATGTTCGATATTCTGCGTGGAGATCTCGGCCCTTCCTTCAAGTACAAGGATTATGATGTAAACTACTACATCGCCAACAGCCTCCCGAAGTCAGTAGTACTGGGAAGCTATGCAATGCTCATCGCATTGGTTTTCGGCATATCTGCAGGCATTATGGCTGCAGTTCGACAGAACACTTGGTTGGACTATCTTAGTATGGGAGTGGCCGTCATCGGTATCTCAGTACCGCTGTTCGTCATAGCCCCGGTCCTGCAGCTCATCTTCGCGATGAAACTGAAATGGCTGCCGACCAGTGGTTGGTACACTACAGGAGAAGGTTGGAAGACCGTCATTCTACCTGCAGTATCTCTCTCCTTTGCCTATTTTGCAAACATCGCCCGTTTGACCCGTTCTTCCATGCTGGAAACACTCAGAAGTGATTATATCCGCACAGCAAAGGCCAAGGGGATGAAAAGCTCCACTATCATTTTCAAGCATGCAATGAAAGGTGCGATGCTTCCCATTGTTAGTTATCTTGGTCCTGCATTTGCCGGAATCATCACCGGATCAATCGTTGTAGAGCAAATTTTCCGCGTACCTGGTTTGGGCAAGTTCTTCGTACAGAGCTCGTTCAACCGTGACTATACCCTTATCGTTGGGGTAGTCATTGTCTACTCTGCCATCCTGATTGTGATGAACTTCCTGGTAGACATCATTTACGCACAGCTCGACCCACGAATTACGTACAAATAA
- the rimO gene encoding 30S ribosomal protein S12 methylthiotransferase RimO: MKKFYIENLGCSKNQVDAEMLIKQLEEDALELTESASEADLILVNTCGFIESAREQSIEAFFTLHEANPDAKIILSGCMAQRYADELREQLPEASAIFGNRDLSAIKDVVRKVFAGDRVVEVPSYPAPENEVYERNELLSFPGSAYLKISEGCNHWCSYCAIPLIRGNLRSRPKQAILTDARALISRGVKEINLIAQDLASYGTDNPERTSRFMELLADLVALDGDFVVRLLYIHPDAFPSELPAFIKEHKKVLPYFDIPFQHADTAILRSMGRKGDKEQHLAMIEQIREVLPEAVFRSTILLGYPGEDEQSFAEVLDFLKCARLDWVGSFLYSREEGTKAYALRGAKDHAKALKRAQGFQKQLEALQAPITSENLKRFIGKEYDVLIEEPVEGEDLAIGRMYAQAPEVDGLTVVMGRDLKAGELLRCGISRVNGLDLEAIPVTGGVFHG; this comes from the coding sequence ATGAAGAAATTTTATATAGAAAATCTTGGATGTTCCAAGAACCAAGTGGACGCAGAGATGCTGATCAAGCAACTAGAAGAGGATGCATTAGAGCTGACAGAATCAGCAAGTGAGGCCGATCTTATCCTGGTTAACACCTGTGGATTCATTGAGTCAGCTCGTGAACAGTCGATCGAGGCATTCTTCACACTGCATGAGGCAAACCCAGATGCAAAAATCATTCTCAGTGGATGCATGGCCCAACGCTACGCAGACGAGTTGCGCGAGCAGTTGCCAGAAGCCTCGGCCATATTCGGCAATCGCGATCTTTCAGCGATCAAGGATGTGGTGAGAAAGGTGTTTGCTGGTGACAGGGTCGTGGAGGTTCCTTCCTATCCAGCTCCAGAGAACGAAGTATATGAACGAAATGAACTGCTCTCCTTTCCAGGGAGTGCATACTTGAAGATCAGTGAAGGGTGTAACCACTGGTGTTCCTACTGTGCCATCCCTCTCATAAGAGGTAATTTACGAAGCAGACCCAAGCAGGCCATCCTCACTGATGCTAGAGCCTTGATCAGCCGAGGGGTGAAGGAAATCAATCTCATCGCCCAAGATCTGGCATCCTATGGAACCGACAATCCTGAGCGAACCAGTCGTTTTATGGAATTGCTCGCCGACCTTGTTGCACTTGATGGAGACTTCGTAGTGAGGCTTCTCTATATACATCCCGATGCATTTCCTTCCGAGTTGCCTGCATTCATCAAGGAGCACAAGAAGGTGCTACCATACTTCGATATTCCCTTCCAGCATGCAGATACTGCCATCCTGAGGAGCATGGGAAGGAAAGGGGACAAGGAGCAGCACCTGGCAATGATTGAGCAGATCAGGGAGGTGCTCCCTGAAGCGGTTTTCCGATCCACGATTCTTTTAGGGTATCCAGGGGAAGATGAGCAGTCTTTTGCCGAAGTGCTTGATTTCCTCAAGTGCGCCCGGCTTGATTGGGTTGGCTCCTTCTTGTACAGCCGTGAGGAAGGGACCAAGGCCTATGCACTTCGTGGGGCGAAGGATCATGCGAAAGCCTTGAAACGTGCACAAGGCTTCCAGAAGCAGCTTGAAGCGTTGCAGGCTCCAATCACCAGTGAGAACCTGAAGCGATTTATCGGTAAGGAGTATGATGTGCTTATTGAGGAACCGGTTGAGGGTGAAGATCTGGCAATCGGTCGTATGTATGCCCAGGCACCGGAGGTCGATGGACTTACCGTGGTAATGGGTCGTGACCTGAAGGCGGGAGAGCTTCTGCGCTGCGGAATTAGCAGGGTAAACGGTCTTGACCTAGAGGCAATCCCTGTAACGGGAGGCGTGTTTCATGGCTGA
- a CDS encoding UvrD-helicase domain-containing protein, with protein MAELQQLMDQLNEAQREAVLENSHPLLVLAGAGSGKTRVITTKIAYAIEQLGIPPYKILAVTFTNKAANEMKERVGQMLEGRSDVNDCNIRTFHSFGAWFLRRFGSEIGLDANFTIYDDDDSLSLLASCFPNYKKRELDPIMRKISYAKDRGLTYTDNLQSLKVDSTFKRMFEAYERKLHQVGNVDFADLIGRSIELLETKPEIQQWVHRRFSMILVDEYQDSNAAQFKLLHRLVGPGTFICVVGDDDQSIYRFRGAEVQNILSFPDQYPMARTVKLEQNYRSTQSILEIANSVIKNNKGRHEKQLWTANRKGGKPHLFYLQDEQDEALRVASIVKKDRRFNESAVLYRTNAQSVAFETLFKRSGIPYKVVGALQFYEREEVKDALALLFLLTNTKDEVNFKRMINKPTRGIGPGSQDTILAYSPEAGGDLLAMLRLATEKSGLSNKAREGAKHFLRMYEHAQKMLQEGELVDCAYFLIRESGLLDHYRKLDQQNTTSKVENLEALVNALSSYESSLEGLLLFLEQLSLDPTTLGQEDPRDKDGVTLITMHNTKGLEFDRVFVAGLEDELFPGRSAESDEDTEEERRIFYVAVTRAREELYLLSARARKIWGKTSYNHPSRFLDEIDSSLLSVQGIRPGTDVGGFGYQGLSSLQEKRKRHASMPSSRASSSSWGASGAPIIQKGFGSNAKTFTMKTVHEAKEGEPLFPVGQRVYSDSYGEGEVVTLRMSGDREVIEVRFFNGKKTTFISKFAQLEKIGGE; from the coding sequence ATGGCTGAACTGCAGCAACTTATGGATCAACTCAATGAAGCGCAGAGGGAAGCTGTTCTTGAAAACAGCCATCCTCTGCTTGTCCTCGCCGGTGCTGGTAGTGGCAAGACACGCGTTATCACCACCAAGATTGCTTATGCCATTGAGCAGCTTGGCATTCCCCCCTATAAGATTCTTGCGGTAACCTTTACCAACAAGGCAGCAAATGAGATGAAAGAGCGCGTAGGGCAGATGTTGGAAGGTCGCTCAGATGTCAATGATTGCAATATCCGAACCTTCCACTCATTTGGTGCTTGGTTTCTCAGGAGATTCGGCTCAGAAATTGGCCTTGACGCAAACTTTACCATCTACGATGACGATGACTCGTTGAGTTTGCTTGCCTCTTGTTTTCCGAACTACAAGAAACGGGAACTTGATCCCATCATGAGAAAGATCAGCTATGCAAAGGACAGGGGACTGACCTACACGGACAATTTGCAGTCACTCAAGGTCGACTCCACCTTCAAGCGGATGTTTGAAGCATATGAGCGGAAGCTGCATCAGGTGGGAAATGTGGATTTTGCCGACCTGATCGGCCGTAGCATAGAGTTGCTTGAAACCAAACCTGAGATTCAACAGTGGGTTCACCGTCGCTTCAGCATGATCTTGGTGGATGAGTATCAGGATTCCAATGCTGCACAGTTCAAACTGCTGCATCGTTTGGTAGGCCCTGGAACCTTCATCTGCGTGGTAGGTGATGACGATCAGTCCATCTACCGGTTCCGTGGGGCGGAGGTGCAGAACATTCTCAGTTTCCCCGATCAGTACCCGATGGCCAGGACCGTCAAACTTGAGCAGAATTATCGCTCAACACAGAGCATCCTTGAAATTGCCAACAGTGTCATCAAGAACAACAAGGGAAGACACGAAAAACAGCTATGGACTGCTAACAGAAAGGGTGGAAAGCCCCACCTCTTTTATTTGCAGGACGAGCAGGATGAAGCACTTCGTGTTGCTTCCATTGTCAAGAAAGACCGACGTTTTAACGAGAGTGCCGTGTTATACCGCACCAATGCACAGTCGGTGGCTTTCGAGACACTGTTCAAGCGTTCGGGGATTCCCTACAAGGTGGTTGGTGCTCTGCAGTTCTATGAGCGTGAAGAGGTGAAAGATGCCTTGGCCTTGCTCTTCTTGCTAACCAATACAAAGGACGAAGTCAATTTCAAGCGCATGATCAACAAGCCCACCCGGGGTATTGGCCCGGGTAGCCAGGATACCATTCTTGCCTACAGCCCTGAAGCTGGGGGAGATTTGCTTGCGATGCTGCGACTTGCCACCGAGAAGAGTGGGCTCTCAAACAAGGCTAGGGAAGGCGCAAAGCATTTTTTGCGGATGTACGAGCATGCGCAGAAGATGCTTCAGGAAGGTGAGTTGGTCGATTGTGCCTATTTCCTTATCAGGGAATCGGGGCTGCTTGATCACTACCGGAAGCTGGACCAGCAAAATACCACCAGCAAGGTGGAGAACCTGGAAGCATTGGTCAATGCTCTCTCTTCCTATGAGTCATCACTGGAAGGGTTGTTGCTTTTCCTCGAGCAACTTTCGCTCGATCCAACCACTCTTGGACAGGAAGATCCCAGAGATAAGGATGGGGTTACCCTTATCACCATGCACAACACCAAAGGGTTGGAGTTTGACAGGGTGTTTGTAGCCGGTCTAGAAGACGAGCTGTTTCCTGGTCGATCCGCTGAGAGTGATGAGGATACTGAGGAAGAACGACGAATATTCTATGTTGCAGTGACACGGGCAAGAGAGGAGTTGTACCTGCTCAGCGCCCGTGCTAGGAAGATATGGGGCAAGACCAGCTACAACCATCCAAGCCGTTTCCTTGATGAGATTGACTCATCACTGCTTTCTGTGCAGGGAATACGTCCCGGTACCGATGTGGGTGGATTCGGCTATCAAGGTCTCTCCAGTCTCCAGGAGAAGAGAAAGAGGCATGCATCCATGCCCTCTTCAAGAGCTTCTTCTTCCTCATGGGGCGCAAGCGGAGCTCCCATCATACAAAAAGGATTTGGCAGTAATGCCAAGACCTTCACCATGAAAACGGTGCATGAAGCAAAGGAAGGAGAACCCCTGTTCCCTGTAGGGCAACGTGTTTATAGTGACAGTTATGGGGAAGGGGAAGTAGTGACCCTTCGGATGAGTGGGGATCGTGAGGTCATAGAAGTCAGATTTTTCAATGGCAAGAAAACCACATTCATCAGCAAGTTTGCCCAGCTGGAGAAAATTGGGGGTGAGTGA
- a CDS encoding glutamate-1-semialdehyde aminotransferase yields the protein MPTVVRARDFYLYDRYGERYTDFFQNYGRAILGHRPERIQQAIKSTVSRGLIAEYPSVFTGRLEKLLVNLFPSFPVVRIYSDPRKVMQAVSAVSDDALFDPAISAEHASRTVSYWRPFLGFGGAESVMLLPILPFPGSFVPQVVCLKESFCTAQVPPSDLVSPLLLDLLVKTTSSLIQVLKSEETVAKRMDNPLSGVFKTRGPYGLTGLSEERYAAFAREALTKHMVFPRAADVPFIIPGSYTKGDVVGLVELASRYANAVT from the coding sequence ATGCCTACCGTTGTCCGTGCCCGTGACTTTTATCTATATGATCGCTACGGTGAGCGGTATACCGATTTTTTTCAGAATTATGGCAGAGCCATTCTTGGCCATCGACCAGAGAGGATCCAGCAGGCTATCAAGTCTACGGTGAGTCGTGGTTTGATAGCAGAGTACCCATCGGTATTCACTGGAAGGCTCGAAAAGCTATTGGTGAACCTGTTTCCAAGCTTTCCGGTTGTCCGTATTTATTCAGACCCCCGGAAGGTCATGCAAGCAGTAAGCGCAGTTTCAGATGATGCACTATTTGATCCTGCGATTTCTGCTGAACATGCAAGCCGTACAGTGTCCTATTGGCGACCGTTCCTAGGTTTTGGCGGGGCAGAATCCGTGATGCTCCTCCCTATCCTACCTTTCCCAGGGAGTTTCGTACCTCAGGTCGTTTGCCTCAAGGAATCCTTCTGTACAGCACAGGTCCCGCCCTCAGACCTTGTATCTCCGTTGTTGCTTGATTTGCTCGTCAAGACAACCTCGAGCTTGATCCAAGTATTGAAGTCGGAGGAAACAGTTGCAAAACGCATGGACAATCCACTCAGTGGTGTGTTCAAGACACGAGGACCGTACGGATTAACCGGTCTCAGTGAGGAGCGTTATGCGGCCTTTGCCAGGGAAGCACTCACAAAACACATGGTATTTCCCCGGGCAGCGGATGTTCCGTTCATTATCCCGGGTTCCTATACCAAGGGTGATGTGGTTGGACTGGTGGAATTGGCTAGCCGATATGCCAATGCTGTAACATAG
- the rplM gene encoding 50S ribosomal protein L13, which produces MKTIFVKPLTIQKKWYLIDAEGKELGKVAVAAARILRGKNKPEFVPHQDMGDYVIIINAEKAALSGNKYQDKMYYRHSNYPGGLRQTSYADMIKRNPVYPMERAVRGMLPRGPLGRKLYTNMKVYAGDKHQHQAQQPIKVEI; this is translated from the coding sequence ATGAAGACTATTTTTGTGAAACCGCTGACGATTCAGAAGAAATGGTATCTGATTGATGCAGAGGGAAAGGAGCTTGGCAAGGTAGCAGTTGCCGCTGCACGCATCCTCCGCGGGAAGAACAAGCCCGAATTTGTCCCACACCAGGACATGGGCGACTATGTGATTATCATCAATGCTGAGAAAGCTGCTCTTTCGGGCAACAAGTACCAGGATAAAATGTACTATCGCCACTCCAACTACCCCGGTGGGCTGAGACAGACCAGCTATGCTGATATGATCAAGCGCAACCCGGTATATCCGATGGAGCGCGCCGTTCGTGGTATGCTTCCCCGAGGTCCCCTCGGTCGCAAGCTGTACACCAACATGAAGGTCTATGCAGGTGATAAGCACCAGCATCAGGCACAGCAGCCCATCAAGGTCGAAATTTAA